A part of Larkinella insperata genomic DNA contains:
- a CDS encoding PE-PGRS family protein, with protein MHFRYLTVFLLLTLFSCNEIFPSKSSDRFSTTPEKFPVQPGLVDEASGMVASRTMDGRLWVQEDSGTPAQINLMTTDGKLEKRFPLSGIVNRDWEDLAIGPGPQDGVSYLYLADIGDNFKQNDVSYIYRFPEPKNLEETVGGIDQISFRYSDGPRNAEAILLDPQTRDLWVVTKDESKVRVYRLAYPQSTTEVNKADYYGELPLSMITGGSVSEDGNEILLISYFGAYHWRRQGGQSLADVLQKNSYKSLATDPIGTQSEAICFSRDNNGYYTLPEKGNQASVTLNYYKRL; from the coding sequence ATGCATTTCCGGTATCTGACTGTCTTTCTGCTGCTAACGCTTTTTTCCTGCAACGAAATCTTCCCCAGCAAATCTTCCGACCGCTTTTCCACCACGCCGGAGAAATTCCCTGTTCAGCCCGGACTGGTCGACGAAGCCTCCGGGATGGTGGCCAGCCGCACGATGGACGGTCGGTTGTGGGTACAGGAAGACAGCGGAACCCCCGCCCAGATCAACCTGATGACCACCGATGGCAAGCTGGAAAAACGGTTTCCGCTGTCCGGCATCGTTAACCGCGACTGGGAAGATCTGGCCATCGGGCCCGGCCCGCAGGACGGGGTCTCGTACCTTTACCTGGCTGATATTGGCGATAATTTCAAGCAGAACGACGTTAGCTATATTTACCGGTTTCCGGAACCGAAAAACCTGGAAGAAACCGTCGGCGGTATTGATCAAATCAGTTTCCGGTATTCCGACGGTCCGCGCAACGCCGAAGCCATCCTGCTCGATCCGCAAACCCGCGACTTGTGGGTGGTAACGAAGGATGAAAGCAAAGTCCGCGTCTATCGGCTGGCGTATCCGCAGAGCACGACTGAGGTCAACAAAGCGGATTATTACGGAGAACTTCCCCTGAGCATGATCACGGGCGGTAGTGTTTCGGAAGATGGCAACGAAATTCTGCTGATATCCTACTTTGGAGCATATCACTGGCGTCGGCAAGGTGGCCAGTCGCTGGCGGATGTGCTGCAGAAAAACAGCTACAAATCGCTGGCGACGGACCCAATCGGTACGCAGAGTGAGGCCATTTGCTTCAGCAGAGACAACAACGGCTATTACACCCTTCCCGAAAAAGGCAACCAGGCTTCTGTAACCTTGAACTACTACAAACGGTTGTAG
- a CDS encoding M16 family metallopeptidase, translating to MKMKSILAAGLIALGLSAQAQTLDRSKLPADGPAPTIKVGKPVSFTLANGLKVFVVQNNKLPRVAFSLLLDYLPIREGDKAGYVSIAGQMIKTGTKTRTKDQIDEAVDLIGGTLSTSPTGVYAMSLKKHTPKMLELMSDVVLNAKFTPEELDKLKKQTKSGLASQKDSPAAIATRVSSILVYGKDHPYGEPDSEETVDRITLEDCRKFYETYYRPNIGYLAVVGDITPEEARSMVEKYFGKWQPGDVPKPDYEMPKPPAKTVVAMVDRPSAVQSVVYITHPVQLKPYTPEAIQASLTNDILGGGDARLFNNLREKHGYTYGAYSSLTSDRLVGRFRANANIRNAVTDSAVAEFMNELKAIRDSKPTADELSHTKNTFTGNFIFTLEDPETIAEFAINTARYKLPEDFFTNYLKNVEAVTDAQIQSSASKLIDPEHAYIVVVGKAAEVADKLKRFGEVVYYDMNGNKVDAPAPGKLTTTPAGVTVDQVIGKYLTAVGGKDAVAKISDFSQKLTTEIQGTKIDIESKQKGLTKFVLAVTAMGQVVQKITSDGTKVKVEGGGQSKDLANDEAKIEILKASLFPELLFSSFGAKTTLAGTEKVNGKDAYKVDIALGGKSFSVFYDVESGLKVQSTSVEQTPQGDMAVNVSFSDYKDVNGVKFPYTLVQNLGPMAMKMETQSLVVNKGLDDKEFAIQ from the coding sequence ATGAAAATGAAATCCATACTGGCTGCGGGGTTAATCGCCCTCGGTCTGTCGGCCCAGGCACAAACGCTTGACCGGTCGAAACTGCCGGCGGATGGCCCGGCGCCCACCATTAAGGTTGGAAAACCCGTTTCCTTTACGCTCGCCAACGGGTTGAAGGTGTTCGTGGTGCAGAACAACAAACTGCCCCGCGTGGCTTTCAGCCTGCTTCTGGACTACCTGCCCATTCGCGAAGGCGACAAGGCGGGCTACGTCAGCATTGCCGGCCAGATGATTAAAACCGGAACCAAAACCCGGACCAAAGACCAGATCGACGAAGCCGTGGACCTCATCGGTGGCACGCTGAGCACCTCGCCAACGGGCGTTTACGCCATGTCGCTGAAAAAGCATACGCCGAAAATGCTCGAGCTGATGTCGGATGTGGTGCTGAACGCGAAGTTTACGCCGGAGGAACTGGACAAGCTGAAAAAGCAGACCAAATCCGGGCTGGCGTCGCAGAAAGATAGTCCGGCGGCCATTGCCACCCGCGTGAGCAGCATTCTGGTCTACGGCAAAGATCACCCCTATGGCGAACCGGATTCGGAGGAAACCGTGGACCGCATTACGCTCGAAGATTGCCGCAAGTTTTACGAAACCTATTACCGGCCCAACATCGGTTACCTGGCCGTGGTGGGGGATATTACCCCCGAAGAAGCCCGGTCGATGGTCGAGAAATACTTCGGAAAATGGCAGCCGGGCGACGTTCCGAAGCCAGACTATGAGATGCCAAAACCGCCCGCGAAAACAGTCGTTGCGATGGTGGATCGGCCCAGCGCCGTGCAGTCGGTGGTGTACATCACGCATCCGGTTCAGCTCAAGCCGTATACCCCGGAGGCCATCCAGGCCAGCCTGACCAACGACATTCTGGGTGGTGGCGATGCGCGGCTGTTCAACAACCTGCGCGAAAAACACGGCTATACCTACGGCGCTTACTCGTCGCTGACGAGCGATCGGCTGGTGGGCCGGTTCCGGGCCAATGCCAACATTCGGAATGCCGTAACGGACAGCGCCGTGGCGGAGTTTATGAACGAGCTGAAAGCCATCCGCGACTCAAAACCGACGGCCGACGAACTGAGCCACACGAAGAATACCTTCACCGGTAACTTTATTTTTACGCTCGAAGACCCCGAAACCATCGCCGAATTTGCGATCAACACCGCCCGCTACAAGTTGCCGGAAGACTTTTTCACTAATTACCTGAAAAACGTCGAAGCCGTAACGGATGCGCAAATTCAATCGTCGGCTTCTAAGCTCATCGATCCGGAACATGCCTACATCGTGGTGGTTGGCAAAGCCGCCGAAGTAGCCGACAAACTGAAACGGTTTGGCGAAGTGGTGTATTACGACATGAACGGTAACAAAGTAGACGCTCCGGCCCCGGGCAAACTGACAACAACCCCCGCGGGTGTGACGGTCGATCAGGTCATTGGGAAGTACCTGACGGCCGTAGGCGGGAAAGACGCCGTTGCCAAAATCTCGGACTTCAGCCAGAAACTGACCACTGAAATTCAAGGCACTAAAATTGACATTGAAAGCAAGCAGAAAGGGCTGACCAAGTTTGTACTAGCGGTAACGGCAATGGGTCAGGTGGTGCAAAAAATAACCTCCGACGGCACGAAAGTGAAAGTGGAAGGGGGCGGTCAGTCAAAAGACCTGGCCAACGACGAAGCTAAAATTGAAATCCTGAAAGCGTCGCTCTTCCCCGAATTGCTGTTTAGCTCGTTTGGCGCGAAAACGACGCTGGCCGGAACCGAGAAAGTAAACGGCAAAGATGCCTATAAAGTAGACATCGCGTTGGGAGGGAAATCGTTCTCCGTTTTCTACGATGTGGAAAGTGGGTTGAAAGTCCAGAGCACCAGCGTCGAACAGACTCCGCAGGGCGACATGGCGGTCAATGTTAGTTTCAGTGATTACAAGGATGTGAACGGGGTGAAATTTCCGTACACCCTGGTTCAAAACCTGGGACCGATGGCAATGAAGATGGAAACCCAGTCGCTGGTGGTGAACAAAGGGCTGGATGATAAGGAGTTTGCAATTCAGTAG
- a CDS encoding M16 family metallopeptidase has translation MKKTVLYVALSQCLFWSAVAQTPKKPTPRPAPKPTAAAPKKAETTPADQTAPRIKFTEYDLPNGLHVILHQDNTTPLVAVTMMYHVGSKNEQPGRSGFAHFFEHLMFEGSDNIKRGEYMKIVKAAGGQLNANTSNDRTFYFEILPSNKLELGLYLESERLLHAKVDEKGVETQREVVKEERRQRYENQPYGSFFPQVLSHAYKVHPYKWAPIGSMEDLNAAKIDEFRSFYKEFYIPQNAILSIAGDINPDETKKLIDKYFSEIPKGPKTPYRPNVKEPAQKAEVRDIVYDNVSLPGVFQAYHMPAQGDPDYYALDVLQTLLAGGESSRMNKELVDKQQKAVQTGVFPLSTEDPGLFISIGIANMGVKAEDLEAGMNAEIEKVKKNLVTDAEFQKVKNQIETSFVNRNAGVAGIAESLANYKMYLGDANLINTELERYNKVTKEDLRRVANKYLTKENRVVLYYLPKAMEPKKEGKGD, from the coding sequence ATGAAAAAAACCGTGCTTTATGTTGCCTTGAGCCAGTGCCTGTTCTGGTCGGCCGTAGCGCAAACGCCCAAGAAGCCCACCCCCCGGCCCGCACCTAAACCCACCGCAGCGGCTCCGAAAAAAGCAGAGACGACACCGGCGGACCAAACCGCCCCGCGTATCAAATTTACCGAATACGATCTGCCAAACGGGTTGCACGTTATTTTGCATCAGGACAACACAACGCCCCTGGTGGCCGTCACGATGATGTACCATGTCGGCTCGAAAAACGAACAACCGGGCCGGTCGGGTTTTGCGCACTTCTTTGAGCACCTGATGTTTGAAGGGTCCGATAACATCAAACGGGGTGAATACATGAAAATTGTTAAAGCCGCCGGGGGGCAGTTGAACGCCAACACCTCCAACGACCGCACCTTTTATTTCGAAATCCTGCCTTCCAACAAACTGGAACTTGGTCTTTACCTGGAATCAGAACGGCTGCTGCACGCCAAGGTGGATGAAAAAGGCGTGGAAACCCAGCGCGAAGTGGTGAAGGAAGAACGGCGCCAGCGGTACGAAAACCAGCCCTACGGCAGCTTCTTCCCGCAGGTGCTGAGCCATGCCTACAAGGTTCACCCCTACAAATGGGCGCCCATCGGCTCGATGGAAGACCTGAATGCCGCCAAAATTGACGAGTTCCGGTCTTTTTACAAAGAATTTTACATCCCGCAGAACGCCATCCTGTCCATCGCCGGAGACATCAACCCGGACGAAACCAAAAAGCTGATAGACAAGTACTTTAGCGAGATTCCGAAGGGCCCGAAAACCCCGTACCGCCCGAACGTAAAAGAGCCCGCCCAGAAAGCCGAGGTTCGCGATATTGTTTATGACAACGTTTCGCTGCCGGGCGTTTTCCAGGCGTATCACATGCCGGCACAGGGCGATCCGGACTATTACGCGCTGGACGTTTTGCAAACCCTGCTGGCGGGCGGTGAAAGTTCGCGCATGAACAAGGAACTGGTGGATAAACAGCAAAAAGCCGTACAAACGGGCGTCTTTCCGCTGTCGACGGAAGACCCGGGCCTGTTTATCTCCATTGGAATCGCCAACATGGGCGTCAAGGCCGAAGATCTGGAAGCCGGTATGAACGCAGAGATCGAAAAAGTAAAGAAGAACCTGGTGACCGATGCCGAGTTTCAGAAAGTGAAAAACCAGATTGAAACCAGTTTCGTGAACCGAAACGCGGGAGTCGCCGGCATTGCCGAAAGCCTGGCCAACTACAAAATGTATTTGGGTGATGCCAATCTGATCAACACCGAACTGGAACGGTACAACAAGGTGACGAAAGAAGACCTGCGCCGGGTGGCCAACAAGTACCTCACGAAAGAAAACCGGGTGGTGTTGTATTACCTGCCAAAAGCGATGGAGCCGAAAAAAGAAGGCAAAGGCGACTAA
- a CDS encoding cation:proton antiporter, giving the protein MKAVYCVFAAKFDGMDTSYLIIIFSLSVLISYVFDLLSSRYKLPSVILLLVLGMLMRQVTNYFAFQLPYVDTILPTLGTLGLILIVLEGALELELTGDKFGIIRRAFWSSLASILVTSLLMAALFYVLMEASFFKCLVAAMPFAVISSAVAVPGARNLNPLSREFIVYESSLSDILGVMIFNFLVYNASGGIFSVLSFAKDTLIMVVISLICCFFLLYLISKISHHIKFLPIISVLFLVYAVSRIYQLSPLLLILVFGLFLNNTELFIRGRLDEIFKNDLFEKELDQFKNLTAEGAFIVRTFFFLLFGYASNVQALIETDALIVSFLLLIILYTVRAGILRFSLPGSINPVVFIAPRGLITILLYLSIPENLKLVGFRDGILMVMVILTALVMMLGVISYRETEPL; this is encoded by the coding sequence GTGAAAGCCGTATATTGCGTCTTTGCAGCCAAATTCGACGGCATGGATACCTCGTACCTGATTATCATTTTTAGTTTATCGGTTCTGATTTCCTACGTTTTCGACCTGCTCAGCAGCCGCTACAAATTGCCGTCGGTCATTTTGCTGCTGGTGTTGGGAATGCTGATGCGGCAGGTTACAAATTATTTTGCCTTTCAACTGCCGTACGTCGATACCATTCTGCCCACGCTCGGCACGCTGGGCCTGATTCTGATCGTCCTGGAGGGGGCGCTCGAACTGGAACTGACCGGCGATAAATTCGGAATCATTCGCCGGGCCTTCTGGTCGTCGCTGGCGTCGATTCTGGTCACGTCGCTGCTCATGGCCGCCTTGTTTTACGTGCTGATGGAAGCGTCCTTTTTCAAGTGCCTGGTGGCTGCCATGCCGTTTGCGGTGATCAGCAGCGCCGTGGCCGTTCCCGGAGCCCGCAACCTCAACCCCCTCAGCCGCGAGTTCATCGTTTACGAATCGTCGTTGTCCGACATTCTGGGCGTTATGATTTTTAACTTCCTGGTCTACAACGCATCGGGTGGCATTTTCTCGGTTCTTTCCTTCGCCAAGGACACGCTGATCATGGTCGTTATTTCCCTGATCTGCTGTTTCTTTCTGCTGTACCTGATCAGTAAAATTAGCCACCACATCAAGTTTCTGCCCATTATCTCCGTGCTTTTTCTGGTCTACGCGGTCAGCCGGATTTACCAGCTTTCGCCACTGTTGCTCATTCTAGTTTTCGGGTTATTCCTGAACAATACCGAGCTTTTTATCCGGGGGCGGCTCGACGAAATTTTCAAAAACGACCTGTTTGAAAAGGAGCTCGATCAGTTTAAAAACCTGACGGCGGAAGGCGCGTTCATCGTCCGAACATTTTTCTTTCTGCTGTTTGGATATGCCTCCAATGTACAGGCGCTGATTGAGACGGATGCTCTGATTGTCAGCTTCTTACTGCTGATCATTCTGTATACGGTGCGGGCCGGTATTCTCCGGTTTTCGTTGCCGGGCAGCATCAACCCGGTGGTGTTTATTGCGCCCCGCGGCTTGATTACCATTCTGCTGTACCTGAGCATTCCGGAAAACCTGAAGCTGGTCGGTTTTCGCGACGGTATTCTGATGGTGATGGTGATCCTGACGGCGCTGGTAATGATGCTGGGCGTCATCAGCTACCGCGAAACCGAGCCGCTTTAA
- a CDS encoding phytase, which produces MRRKTLPVYALVCLLAAACSSNLSKNTHQETAIGLDTTVIQPVVITDSVRHDTDDPAIWINPANPAQSLIIGTDKDRDGALYVFDLNGKIQADKVVRNLKRPNNVDIAYGLPLGGKPVDIAVVTEREANKIRLFSLPDLKPVDGGGIEVFSGETQQAPMGIALYTRPSDHAIFAVVGRKDGPKESYLWQYRLEDNGAGQVKATVVRKFGAYSGRKEIESIAVDNELGYVYYSDEQIGVRKYYASPDSSGTELALFARTGFQEDHEGISIYKTGPQTGYLLVSDQGANQFHFFPREGTAGKPHDHPRLKVVRVAAQSSDGSDVTSVPLGPRFPKGLFVAMSEGKVFHLYRWEDLLGKDK; this is translated from the coding sequence ATGCGGAGAAAAACCCTCCCAGTGTACGCGTTAGTCTGTTTGCTGGCAGCCGCCTGCTCGAGTAATTTATCTAAAAACACCCATCAGGAGACGGCAATCGGTCTGGACACGACGGTGATCCAGCCGGTTGTCATCACCGATTCGGTCCGGCACGATACCGACGATCCGGCCATCTGGATTAACCCGGCGAATCCGGCGCAAAGCCTGATTATCGGAACCGACAAGGATCGGGACGGGGCGCTGTACGTGTTTGATCTGAACGGAAAAATTCAGGCGGACAAGGTGGTTCGGAACCTCAAACGACCGAACAACGTCGATATCGCCTACGGGCTTCCACTCGGCGGCAAACCGGTGGATATTGCCGTGGTGACCGAACGTGAGGCCAACAAGATCCGGCTGTTCAGCCTGCCCGATCTAAAACCGGTTGATGGCGGAGGTATCGAGGTTTTTTCCGGAGAAACCCAACAGGCACCGATGGGCATCGCACTCTACACCCGCCCTTCCGATCACGCTATTTTTGCGGTGGTTGGCCGGAAAGATGGCCCCAAAGAAAGCTACCTGTGGCAATACCGTCTGGAAGACAACGGAGCGGGGCAGGTTAAGGCAACCGTTGTTCGTAAGTTTGGGGCTTACAGCGGCAGGAAGGAAATCGAGTCCATCGCGGTCGATAACGAGCTGGGGTACGTTTATTATTCCGACGAGCAGATCGGAGTTCGGAAGTATTACGCTAGTCCGGACAGCAGCGGGACAGAACTCGCCCTGTTTGCCCGGACTGGCTTCCAAGAAGACCACGAAGGAATTTCCATTTACAAAACCGGCCCCCAAACCGGCTATCTGCTGGTGTCAGACCAGGGCGCAAATCAGTTCCATTTCTTTCCCCGGGAAGGAACGGCGGGCAAGCCGCACGACCACCCACGTCTGAAGGTCGTCCGGGTAGCGGCCCAGTCGAGCGATGGTTCGGACGTGACCAGTGTGCCGCTCGGCCCCCGGTTCCCGAAAGGGCTTTTTGTGGCCATGTCGGAAGGGAAAGTCTTTCACCTTTACCGCTGGGAAGACTTGCTTGGAAAAGACAAGTAA
- the crtD gene encoding 1-hydroxycarotenoid 3,4-desaturase CrtD, with amino-acid sequence MPKSAAIVGSGIAGIAAAVRLAVKEYEVDVFEANAYPGGKLSGFGQDGFRFDAGPSLFTMPQLVDELFQLAGRNPKDYFDYIRLDETCRYFWDDGTRLTAWADRTAFAREVETNLGESAEHLLAHLDDSATKYAITEKLFLHRSLHKLSTWVNRDALHGYLNLPKLEVFKTMNRANEQRFQNPKLVQFFNRYATYNGSDPYQTPATMNIIPHLEYNIGAFFPRNGMIGITNSLVRLAEELGVRFHFNTRVTKLVTEGERIVGVVTEGAEPRLYDTVVSNMDVVSTFRKLLPNARQPERILRQPKSSSGLIFYWGIKREFSELGLHNIFFSNDYRTEFDRIFNGKTLSDDPTVYLNITSKHKPDDAPPGCENWFILINAPNNSGQDWDALIARTRQQVIRKLSQNLGVDVAALIACESILDPRSIESRTSSSQGALYGNSSNNRFAAFLRHANFSHQFRNLYFVGGSVHPGGGIPLCLLSAKIATDLI; translated from the coding sequence TTGCCAAAATCCGCTGCTATTGTTGGGTCCGGAATTGCCGGGATTGCGGCCGCTGTTCGGCTGGCGGTCAAAGAATACGAAGTTGATGTGTTTGAAGCCAATGCATATCCCGGTGGGAAGTTGTCGGGCTTCGGGCAGGACGGCTTTCGGTTTGATGCCGGGCCGTCGCTTTTTACCATGCCGCAGTTGGTCGATGAGTTGTTCCAACTGGCCGGGCGTAATCCCAAAGATTACTTCGATTACATTCGGCTGGACGAAACCTGTCGGTATTTCTGGGATGACGGCACTCGGCTGACCGCCTGGGCCGACCGAACGGCTTTTGCCCGCGAAGTAGAAACCAATCTGGGCGAATCCGCCGAGCACCTGCTGGCTCATCTGGACGATAGTGCCACCAAGTACGCGATCACCGAAAAGCTGTTTCTGCACCGATCGCTGCACAAGTTATCCACCTGGGTTAACCGCGATGCGCTCCACGGGTATCTGAATCTGCCCAAACTGGAGGTTTTCAAAACCATGAACCGGGCCAATGAGCAGCGGTTTCAAAACCCGAAGCTGGTGCAGTTCTTCAACCGATACGCAACTTACAACGGTTCGGATCCGTACCAGACACCGGCCACGATGAACATTATTCCGCACCTGGAGTACAACATCGGCGCGTTTTTCCCGAGAAACGGCATGATCGGTATTACCAACAGTCTTGTGCGGCTGGCCGAAGAACTGGGCGTCCGGTTTCATTTCAACACCCGCGTAACGAAGCTGGTGACGGAAGGGGAGCGGATCGTGGGTGTGGTAACCGAAGGGGCTGAACCCCGGCTGTACGACACCGTTGTATCAAATATGGACGTGGTGAGCACGTTCCGAAAGCTGCTGCCCAATGCCCGGCAGCCGGAGCGGATTTTACGCCAGCCGAAATCCAGCTCAGGCCTGATTTTTTACTGGGGAATCAAACGAGAATTTTCGGAGCTGGGGTTGCACAACATCTTCTTCAGCAATGATTACCGAACCGAATTCGACCGGATTTTTAACGGGAAAACCCTCTCGGACGACCCCACGGTTTACCTCAACATCACGTCCAAACACAAACCGGATGATGCCCCGCCGGGCTGCGAAAACTGGTTTATTCTGATCAATGCCCCGAACAATTCCGGCCAGGACTGGGATGCCCTGATCGCCCGGACCCGGCAGCAGGTAATCCGGAAACTGAGCCAGAACCTGGGTGTCGATGTGGCTGCACTGATTGCCTGCGAATCCATTCTGGACCCCCGCAGCATCGAAAGCCGGACCTCAAGCTCGCAGGGCGCCCTGTACGGCAACAGTTCCAACAACCGGTTTGCGGCTTTTCTGCGCCACGCCAACTTCTCGCACCAGTTCCGGAACCTGTACTTTGTGGGCGGAAGCGTTCATCCGGGGGGCGGTATTCCGCTCTGTCTGCTGTCGGCTAAAATTGCGACGGACCTGATTTAA
- a CDS encoding TonB-dependent receptor, with amino-acid sequence MRKILLTFIAVFVLLQAYAQTGVVTGTIIDKQNLALPGATLKITPGNRYTVSDVHGKFAFLNVPAGNYELEATYIGYQPFRQQIQVQASTSAPRRIVMEEGGILMNEVVVLGDRLRGQAKALSQQRNNQNITNIISSDQVGRFPDANIGDALKRVPGITMQNDQGEARNIIVRGLAPELNSVTLNGDRIPSAEGDNRRVQMDLIPSDMIQTIEVNKTLTPDQDADAIGGSVNLVTRAAPNGQRISATLSGGYNPIRGKALYTGGFVYGNRFANDAIGVVLSGSYNNNRYGSDDVEAVWSRDDFGNVYINEHDVRKYDVQRIRRSISGAFDFKLGTNHTITANAMYNWRDDRENRFRLRTDNITPTYNDNNEIIGYTGRIGRQTKGGIDNSRNKSTRLEDQRVQNYSLRGDHLFGSSLDVDWAVSYSTASEDRPNERYILFRKSNNTVSFNGDTRFPSFTPTSLSAGDIGLNEITENHDYTSEDELGVKLNFRVPLSILPDQKGRLRFGGRLRLKTKDRNNIFYEFESPGDAVGNLGSVPTVNWTGANFQAGSQVPGLFASPQFLGGLALGNPALFEASPVSSEFLAVNYRAKENIVAGYVRWDQDLSAKLSMIAGVRLENTDINYTGNVIEDEEDLTGQRSVRNSYLNVLPNLSFKYNATDNMILRAAITTALARPNYYALAPYISTLPSDREIQAGNPDLKATYSWNFDLMAENYFESIGLISGGVFYKNLANFIYNYRNQQYNTADFAADFPGVANPIAAGENWDFIQSRNGDKVNMFGLEVAFQRQLDFLPGFLRGLGIYTNYTFTKSFADGIYNSDGEKREGVMLPGTAPHLFNASLSWENKRFSARLSGNYTAAYLDALGGNDFEDVYYDKQFFLDANAAYKIGKSLRIFAEANNLTNQPLRYYQGIASRTLQAEFYRPRYNVGIKFDLNRN; translated from the coding sequence ATGAGAAAAATTCTATTGACCTTCATAGCCGTGTTTGTCCTGCTGCAGGCCTATGCGCAGACGGGTGTTGTAACCGGAACGATCATCGACAAACAGAACCTGGCTCTTCCCGGCGCAACCCTGAAAATCACGCCCGGCAACCGGTATACCGTTTCGGATGTACACGGCAAATTCGCTTTTTTGAACGTTCCCGCCGGAAACTACGAGCTGGAAGCTACCTACATTGGCTACCAGCCTTTTCGTCAGCAAATTCAGGTACAAGCCTCCACTTCGGCTCCCCGGCGAATCGTCATGGAAGAAGGCGGTATCCTGATGAATGAAGTGGTGGTGCTGGGCGACCGGCTGCGCGGGCAGGCCAAAGCCCTGAGCCAGCAGCGAAACAACCAGAACATCACCAACATCATCTCGTCCGACCAGGTGGGCCGTTTCCCGGATGCCAACATTGGCGATGCGCTCAAACGGGTACCCGGCATTACGATGCAGAACGATCAGGGAGAGGCCCGGAACATCATTGTTCGCGGACTGGCGCCCGAACTAAACTCGGTGACACTGAACGGCGACCGGATTCCGTCGGCTGAAGGCGACAACCGGCGCGTGCAGATGGACCTGATCCCGTCGGACATGATTCAGACCATCGAAGTCAACAAGACCCTAACGCCCGACCAGGATGCCGACGCCATTGGCGGTTCGGTGAACCTGGTTACGCGGGCCGCTCCGAATGGCCAGCGGATTTCGGCCACGCTTTCGGGAGGGTACAATCCCATCCGCGGTAAAGCCCTGTATACCGGCGGCTTCGTATACGGCAACCGTTTTGCCAACGATGCCATTGGCGTAGTGCTGAGCGGTTCCTACAACAACAACCGGTATGGTTCGGACGACGTGGAAGCCGTCTGGAGCCGCGACGATTTTGGCAACGTTTACATCAACGAGCACGATGTTCGGAAATACGATGTGCAGCGCATTCGCCGGAGTATTTCGGGAGCGTTTGATTTCAAATTAGGCACCAACCACACCATTACGGCCAACGCGATGTACAACTGGCGCGACGACCGGGAAAACCGCTTCCGCCTGCGTACGGACAACATTACCCCGACTTATAACGACAACAACGAGATTATCGGCTACACCGGCCGGATTGGTCGCCAGACCAAGGGCGGAATTGACAACAGCCGCAATAAATCGACCCGCCTGGAAGACCAGCGCGTCCAGAACTACTCCCTGCGGGGGGATCACTTGTTTGGATCGTCGCTGGATGTCGACTGGGCGGTGAGTTATTCAACTGCCAGCGAAGACCGGCCCAACGAGCGGTATATTCTGTTTCGCAAAAGCAACAACACGGTGAGCTTCAATGGCGACACCCGTTTCCCCTCTTTCACACCAACCAGCCTGAGCGCGGGAGACATTGGCCTGAACGAGATCACCGAAAATCACGATTATACGAGTGAGGACGAACTGGGCGTTAAACTGAATTTTCGGGTGCCCCTGTCCATCTTACCCGACCAGAAAGGCCGTCTTCGGTTCGGTGGTCGGTTGCGGTTGAAAACCAAGGATCGGAACAACATCTTCTACGAATTCGAGTCGCCGGGCGATGCGGTGGGCAATCTGGGCAGTGTGCCGACGGTCAACTGGACCGGTGCAAATTTCCAGGCCGGATCGCAGGTGCCGGGTCTGTTTGCCAGTCCACAGTTTTTGGGTGGCCTGGCGTTGGGTAATCCCGCCCTGTTTGAAGCCAGTCCGGTGTCCAGCGAATTTTTAGCGGTTAACTACCGGGCGAAAGAAAACATCGTGGCGGGGTACGTGCGCTGGGATCAGGATTTGAGCGCTAAACTGTCGATGATTGCGGGTGTCCGGCTGGAAAATACCGACATCAACTACACCGGTAACGTCATTGAAGACGAGGAAGACCTGACCGGGCAACGCTCCGTCCGAAACAGCTACCTGAACGTATTGCCCAACCTGTCGTTTAAATACAATGCCACAGACAACATGATTCTGCGGGCGGCCATCACCACGGCGCTCGCCCGGCCCAACTATTACGCCCTGGCACCGTACATCAGCACCCTACCGAGTGACCGCGAAATTCAGGCCGGGAACCCGGATTTGAAGGCAACCTATTCTTGGAATTTTGACCTGATGGCCGAAAATTACTTTGAGTCCATTGGTTTGATTTCGGGCGGGGTGTTCTACAAAAACCTGGCTAATTTCATCTATAATTACCGCAACCAGCAGTACAACACCGCCGACTTTGCGGCCGATTTCCCGGGCGTAGCGAACCCCATTGCAGCGGGGGAAAACTGGGATTTTATCCAGTCGCGCAACGGAGACAAGGTAAACATGTTTGGTCTGGAAGTGGCCTTTCAGCGTCAGCTTGACTTTCTGCCCGGTTTTCTGCGCGGTCTGGGCATCTACACCAACTACACGTTCACCAAATCGTTTGCCGACGGTATTTACAACTCCGACGGCGAAAAGCGCGAAGGCGTGATGCTGCCCGGTACGGCCCCCCACCTGTTCAATGCGTCGCTGTCGTGGGAGAACAAGCGGTTTTCGGCCCGTCTCTCCGGCAACTACACGGCAGCCTACCTCGACGCGCTGGGCGGCAACGACTTTGAGGATGTGTACTACGACAAACAGTTTTTCCTCGACGCCAATGCGGCCTACAAAATTGGCAAAAGCCTGCGCATCTTTGCGGAAGCCAACAACCTGACCAACCAGCCCCTGCGGTATTATCAGGGCATTGCGTCGCGGACCCTACAGGCGGAATTTTACCGTCCGCGGTATAACGTGGGGATAAAGTTTGACCTTAACCGGAATTGA